A genomic segment from Leopardus geoffroyi isolate Oge1 chromosome A2, O.geoffroyi_Oge1_pat1.0, whole genome shotgun sequence encodes:
- the IFRD2 gene encoding interferon-related developmental regulator 2 isoform X1 — MPRARKGSAPRKGGQRRGAGARSRTQADSGSSEDEAVSEARSTTSECPSLLSTAAEDSLGGDAVDEQGQQEDLEEKLKEYVDCLTDKSAKTRQGALESLRLALASRLLPDFLLERRLTLADALEKCLKKGKGEEQALAAAVLGLLCVQLGPGPKGEELFHSLQPLLVSVLSDGTACPAARLHCASALGLGCYVAAADVQDLVSCLNCLEGVFSRSCGMGGSTAPVVPASLHGLLCAALQAWALLLTVCPSTHISHILDRQLPRLPQLLSSESVNLRIAAGETIALLFELARDLEEDFIYEDMEALCNALRTLATDSNKYRAKADRRRQRSTFRAVLHFVEGGECEEESVRFGLEVLYVDSWARRRIYAAFKDVLGSGMHHHLQNNELLRDIFGLGPVLVLDATALKACKISRFEKHLYNAAAFKARTKARSRVRDKRADIL; from the exons ATGCCCCGCGCCCGTAAGGGCAGCGCACCCCGCAAGGGTGGCCAGCGCCGCGGAGCCG GTGCCCGGAGCAGAACCCAAGCTGACTCAGGTTCCAGTGAGGATGAGGCAGTCAGTGAGGCCCGCAGCACCACCAGTGAATGCCCCAGCCTTCTTAGCACTGCAGCAGAGGACAGCCTTG GGGGGGATGCCGTGGATGAGCAGGGCCAGCAGGAAGACCTTGAGGAGAAGCTGAAGGAGTATGTGGACTGCCTCACAGACAAGAG TGCCAAGACCCGGCAGGGTGCTCTCGAGAGCCTTCGCCTGGCCCTGGCATCCCGCTTACTCCCTGACTTCTTGCTGGAGCGCCGCCTCACACTGGCTGATGCCTTGGAAAAGTGCCTCAAGAAAG ggaagggggaggaacaGGCCCTAGCCGCTGCCGTGCTAGGCCTGCTCTGTGTGCAGCTGGGCCCTGGACCCAAGGGCGAGGAGCTATTTCACAGCCTACAGCCCCTCCTGGTCTCTGTGCTCAGTGATGGCACAGCTTGTCCTGCTGCTCGGCTTCAC TGTGCTTCTGCTCTTGGCTTGGGGTGCTATGTGGCTGCTGCCGATGTCCAG GACCTGGTCTCTTGCCTCAACTGCTTGGAAGGTGTTTTCAGCCGGTCCTGTGGAATGGGTGGCTCCACAGCCCCTGTGGTTCCTGCCAGCCTGCATGGCCTGCTCTGTGCTGCCCTGCAGGCCTGGGCATTGCTACTCACCGTCTGCCCTAGCACCCATATCAGCCACATCCTGGACAG GCAGCTGCCCCGGCTGCCCCAGCTCTTGTCCAGCGAAAGTGTGAACCTGCGAATCGCTGCCGGCGAGACCATCGCACTGCTCTTTGAGCTGGCCCGGGACCTTGAG GAGGATTTTATTTACGAGGACATGGAGGCCCTCTGCAATGCCCTGCGAACCCTGGCCACCGACAGCAACAAGTACCGTGCCAAGGCTGACCGCCGGCGTCAGCGCTCTACTTTCCGCGCTGTGCTGCACTTTGTTGAG GGCGGTGAGTGTGAGGAAGAGTCGGTCCGCTTTGGGCTTGAGGTGCTCTATGTGGACAGCTGGGCTCGGCGCCGCATCTATGCTGCCTTCAAGGACGTGCTGGGATCGGGCATGCACCACCATCTCCAG AACAACGAGCTACTCCGTGATATCTTTGGCCTGGGTCCTGTCCTGGTGCTGGATGCCACTGCCCTGAAGGCCTGCAAGATTTCACGTTTTGAGAAG cACCTATACAACGCCGCTGCCTTCAAAGCCCGGACCAAGGCACGCAGCCGTGTGCGAGACAAGCGGGCAGACATCCTGTGA
- the NAA80 gene encoding LOW QUALITY PROTEIN: N-alpha-acetyltransferase 80 (The sequence of the model RefSeq protein was modified relative to this genomic sequence to represent the inferred CDS: deleted 1 base in 1 codon): protein MPVRVDPEIQLATLTLDPAHQPELTLSPRLAELTLGSACHPEMTLSPGSTELTLDPAHQPEETSAPNLAELTLEPVHCRPELLDACADLINEQWPRSRASRLHSLGQSSDAFPLCLMLLSPSPTPEAAPIVVGHARLSRVLDRPQSLLVETVVVARALRGRGFGRRLMEGLEVFAQARGFRRLHLTTHDQLQFYAHLGYQLGEPVQGLVFTSQRLPATLLRAFPRAPFPRQPCKASSLTAQTAPRAPKGPSLPPPPPLPEPLTTSPPPPAGPPPQSLLETQYQDLRGCPIFWMEKDI, encoded by the exons ATGCCAGTCAGAGTTGACCCTGAGATCCAA CTGGCCACGCTGACCCTGGATCCTGCACACCAGCCAGAGCTGACCCTGAGCCCCAGGCTAGCTGAGCTGACCCTGGGTTCTGCATGCCATCCAGAGATGACCCTCAGTCCTGGCTCGACTGAGCTGACCCTGGATCCCGCACACCAGCCAGAGGAGACCTCAGCCCCCAACCTGGCTGAACTGACCCTGGAGCCTGTGCACTGCCGACCTGAGCTCCTGGATGCCTGTGCCGACCTCATCAATGAGCAGTGGCCCCGCAGCCGTGCCTCCCGCCTGCATTCCTTGGGCCAGTCCTCAGACGCCTTCCCCCTCTGCCTGATGCTgctgagccccagccccacaccTGAGGCAGCCCCCATCGTGGTGGGCCATGCCCGCTTGTCACGGGTGCTGGACCGGCCCCAGAGCCTCCTAGTGGAGACAGTGGTGGTGGCCCGGGCTCTGAGGGGCCGTGGCTTTGGCCGCCGCCTCATGGAGGGCCTGGAGGTTTTTGCTCAGGCCCGGGGCTTCCGCCGACTACACCTCACTACCCATGACCAGCTGCAGTTCTATGCCCACCTGGGCTACCAGCTGGGTGAGCCTGTGCAGGGCCTAGTCTTCACCAGCCAACGGCTGCCTGCCACCCTGCTCAGGGCCTTCCCCAGAGCCCCCTTTCCCCGGCAACCCTGCAAGGCTTCTAGTCTGACTGCCCAAACTGCCCCAAGAGCCCCCAAGGGGCCATCATTGCCgccacctcctcccctgcctgagCCCTTGaccacctcacccccacctcctgcaggGCCCCCTCCACAAAGCCTGCTGGAGACACAATACCAAGACCTGAGAGGATGTCCCATATTCTGGATGGAAAAAGACATCTGA
- the LSMEM2 gene encoding leucine-rich single-pass membrane protein 2 isoform X2 yields MPEDTQEDTLALTPSTRSRAPLAPNHIQEVRLHQVESISDLHSGGSLRPYLTEEVQPWDELLGILPPSLCAQAGCSPVHSRGGFLLLALLVFTCLALAILAVYLSVLQSESLRMLAHTLRTQEETLLRLRLASLSQLRRLNSSEAQAPS; encoded by the exons ACACCTTGGCACTAACACCGAGCACGAGGAGCAGGGCGCCACTGGCCCCCAACCACATACAGGAGGTGCGCCTGCACCAGGTGGAGTCCATCAGCGACCTACACAGTGGAG GTTCGCTGCGCCCCTACCTGACTGAGGAGGTGCAGCCATGGGACGAGCTGCTGGGTATCTTGCCACCGTCGCTGTGTGCCCAGGCTGGCTGCAGCCCTGTGCACAGCAGGGGAGGCTTCCTGCTGCTCGCATTGCTGGTGTTCACCTGCCTGGCACTCGCCATCCTGGCTGTCTACCTGAGCG TGCTGCAGAGTGAATCCCTCCGCATGCTGGCGCACACACTGCGCACACAGGAGGAGACGCTGCTCAGACTCCGGCTTGCCAGCCTCAGCCAGCTGCGGAGGCTCAACTCCAGTGAGGCCCAAGCACCCAGCTGA
- the HYAL3 gene encoding hyaluronidase-3, with protein MIMQLGLALVLGMALCLGCGQPLLWAPERPFSVLWNIPSAHCKTRFGVHLPLEALGITANRGQRFHGQNITIFYKNQLGFYPYLGPRGTAHNGGIPQVVPLDRHLARAAYQIHLSLERGFAGLAVLDWEEWCPLWAGNWGRRRAYQEASWAWAQRVFPHLNPQEQLHKARAGFEQAARALMEDTLRLGQALKPHGFWGFYRFPACGNGWHGTAFNYTGHCHPATLARNTQLHWLWAASSALFPSIYLPPKLPPIHHQAFVRYRLEEAFRVALVGHPHPLPVLAYARLTYRHSGRFLSQDDLVQTIGVTAALGAAGVVLWGDLSFSSSEEKCWHLHDYLVGTLGPYVINVTRAAITCSHQRCHGHGRCARQDGGQLEAFLHLQPDGSPGAWESFSCRCYPGWAGPTCQEPRPEPRPEEAT; from the exons ATGATCATGCAGCTGGGCCTCGCCCTGGTACTAGGAATGGCCCTGTGCCTGGGGTGTGGCCAGCCCCTGCTGTGGGCTCCTGAACGTCCCTTCTCTGTGCTATGGAACATACCCTCAGCACACTGTAAGACTCGCTTTGGCGTGCACCTGCCACTAGAGGCTCTGGGCATCACAGCCAACCGTGGCCAGCGTTTCCATGGCCAGAACATCACCATCTTCTACAAGAACCAGCTTGGCTTCTATCCCTACCTTGGGCCCAGGGGCACAGCTCATAATGGGGGCATCCCCCAGGTTGTCCCTCTTGACCGCCACCTGGCACGGGCTGCCTACCAGATCCATCTCAGCCTAGAACGTGGCTTTGCTGGCCTGGCAGTGCTGGACTGGGAAGAGTGGTGTCCACTCTGGGCCGGGAACTGGGGCCGCCGCCGAGCCTACCAGGAAGCTTCATGGGCTTGGGCACAGCGGGTATTCCCCCACCTGAACCCCCAGGAGCAGCTCCACAAGGCCCGTGCTGGCTTTGAACAGGCAGCCCGTGCCCTGATGGAGGACACACTACGGCTAGGCCAGGCACTGAAGCCCCATGGGTTCTGGGGCTTCTATCGCTTCCCAGCCTGTGGCAATGGCTGGCATGGTACAGCTTTCAATTACACAGGCCACTGCCACCCAGCCACTCTAGCCCGAAACACACAACTGCATTGGCTCTGGGCTGCCTCCAGCGCCCTCTTCCCCAGCATTTACCTCCCACCCAAGCTGCCACCTATTCACCACCAGGCATTTGTCCGATACCGCCTGGAAGAAGCCTTCCGTGTGGCCCTTGTTGGGCACCCACATCCCCTGCCTGTCCTGGCCTATGCCCGCCTCACATACCGGCATTCTGGGAGGTTCCTGTCCCAG GATGACCTCGTGCAGACCATTGGTGTGACCGCAGCACTAGGGGCAGCCGGCGTGGTGCTCTGGGGGGACCTGAGCTTCTCCAGCTCTGAG GAGAAGTGCTGGCATCTCCATGACTACCTAGTGGGCACCCTGGGTCCCTATGTAATCAATGTGACCAGGGCAGCCATAACCTGCAGTCACCAGCGGTGCCATGGCCATGGGCGTTGTGCCCGCCAAGATGGAGGACAGCTGGAAGCCTTTCTGCATCTGCAGCCAGATGGCAGCCCTGGAGCTTGGGAGTCCTTTAGCTGCCGTTGTTACCCGGGCTGGGCTGGCCCTACCTGCCAGGAGCCTAGACCTGAGCCTAGGCCTGAAGAAGCAACATAA
- the LSMEM2 gene encoding leucine-rich single-pass membrane protein 2 isoform X1: MPEDTQEADTLALTPSTRSRAPLAPNHIQEVRLHQVESISDLHSGGSLRPYLTEEVQPWDELLGILPPSLCAQAGCSPVHSRGGFLLLALLVFTCLALAILAVYLSVLQSESLRMLAHTLRTQEETLLRLRLASLSQLRRLNSSEAQAPS, encoded by the exons CAGACACCTTGGCACTAACACCGAGCACGAGGAGCAGGGCGCCACTGGCCCCCAACCACATACAGGAGGTGCGCCTGCACCAGGTGGAGTCCATCAGCGACCTACACAGTGGAG GTTCGCTGCGCCCCTACCTGACTGAGGAGGTGCAGCCATGGGACGAGCTGCTGGGTATCTTGCCACCGTCGCTGTGTGCCCAGGCTGGCTGCAGCCCTGTGCACAGCAGGGGAGGCTTCCTGCTGCTCGCATTGCTGGTGTTCACCTGCCTGGCACTCGCCATCCTGGCTGTCTACCTGAGCG TGCTGCAGAGTGAATCCCTCCGCATGCTGGCGCACACACTGCGCACACAGGAGGAGACGCTGCTCAGACTCCGGCTTGCCAGCCTCAGCCAGCTGCGGAGGCTCAACTCCAGTGAGGCCCAAGCACCCAGCTGA
- the IFRD2 gene encoding interferon-related developmental regulator 2 isoform X2 codes for MPRARKGSAPRKGGQRRGAGARSRTQADSGSSEDEAVSEARSTTSECPSLLSTAAEDSLGGDAVDEQGQQEDLEEKLKEYVDCLTDKSAKTRQGALESLRLALASRLLPDFLLERRLTLADALEKCLKKGKGEEQALAAAVLGLLCVQLGPGPKGEELFHSLQPLLVSVLSDGTACPAARLHCASALGLGCYVAAADVQDLVSCLNCLEGVFSRSCGMGGSTAPVVPASLHGLLCAALQAWALLLTVCPSTHISHILDRRILFTRTWRPSAMPCEPWPPTATSTVPRLTAGVSALLSALCCTLLRAVSVRKSRSALGLRCSMWTAGLGAASMLPSRTCWDRACTTISRTTSYSVISLAWVLSWCWMPLP; via the exons ATGCCCCGCGCCCGTAAGGGCAGCGCACCCCGCAAGGGTGGCCAGCGCCGCGGAGCCG GTGCCCGGAGCAGAACCCAAGCTGACTCAGGTTCCAGTGAGGATGAGGCAGTCAGTGAGGCCCGCAGCACCACCAGTGAATGCCCCAGCCTTCTTAGCACTGCAGCAGAGGACAGCCTTG GGGGGGATGCCGTGGATGAGCAGGGCCAGCAGGAAGACCTTGAGGAGAAGCTGAAGGAGTATGTGGACTGCCTCACAGACAAGAG TGCCAAGACCCGGCAGGGTGCTCTCGAGAGCCTTCGCCTGGCCCTGGCATCCCGCTTACTCCCTGACTTCTTGCTGGAGCGCCGCCTCACACTGGCTGATGCCTTGGAAAAGTGCCTCAAGAAAG ggaagggggaggaacaGGCCCTAGCCGCTGCCGTGCTAGGCCTGCTCTGTGTGCAGCTGGGCCCTGGACCCAAGGGCGAGGAGCTATTTCACAGCCTACAGCCCCTCCTGGTCTCTGTGCTCAGTGATGGCACAGCTTGTCCTGCTGCTCGGCTTCAC TGTGCTTCTGCTCTTGGCTTGGGGTGCTATGTGGCTGCTGCCGATGTCCAG GACCTGGTCTCTTGCCTCAACTGCTTGGAAGGTGTTTTCAGCCGGTCCTGTGGAATGGGTGGCTCCACAGCCCCTGTGGTTCCTGCCAGCCTGCATGGCCTGCTCTGTGCTGCCCTGCAGGCCTGGGCATTGCTACTCACCGTCTGCCCTAGCACCCATATCAGCCACATCCTGGACAG GAGGATTTTATTTACGAGGACATGGAGGCCCTCTGCAATGCCCTGCGAACCCTGGCCACCGACAGCAACAAGTACCGTGCCAAGGCTGACCGCCGGCGTCAGCGCTCTACTTTCCGCGCTGTGCTGCACTTTGTTGAG GGCGGTGAGTGTGAGGAAGAGTCGGTCCGCTTTGGGCTTGAGGTGCTCTATGTGGACAGCTGGGCTCGGCGCCGCATCTATGCTGCCTTCAAGGACGTGCTGGGATCGGGCATGCACCACCATCTCCAG AACAACGAGCTACTCCGTGATATCTTTGGCCTGGGTCCTGTCCTGGTGCTGGATGCCACTGCCCTGA